In the genome of Bacillus sp. S3, one region contains:
- a CDS encoding sulfate/molybdate ABC transporter ATP-binding protein, translating to MLDKINIDIQTGELIALLGPSGSGKTSLLRIIAGLETANQGAILFGEDDMTHISTKERKVGFVFQHYALFRHMTVFENIAYGLRVRARKIRPSKNEIKEKVFELLRLVKLEAFADRYPSHLSGGQRQRVALARALAVEPKVLLLDEPFGALDAKVRKELRRWLRNLHDNYPITSIFVTHDQEEALDVADRIVVMNEGKIEQIGTPDEVYEHPNSPFVYDFLGNVNLFKGRLEHGKLSHGSFEIDAPPEYAETIKTEAVGYVRPHDIHIERNESMDSVAARIRYIHLVGPVVQVELVRQDNGEFVEVEIAKDSYRSLELRTGDVVFIKPKQLKVFIPEDYSI from the coding sequence ATACTTGATAAAATAAACATAGATATTCAAACAGGTGAACTAATTGCACTCCTTGGTCCCTCCGGTTCAGGGAAAACCTCTCTGCTGCGCATAATTGCCGGTTTGGAAACTGCCAATCAAGGAGCCATTTTGTTTGGTGAAGATGATATGACCCATATCAGCACAAAAGAGAGGAAGGTTGGATTTGTTTTTCAACATTATGCATTGTTTCGTCATATGACGGTATTTGAAAATATCGCCTACGGGTTAAGGGTCCGGGCAAGAAAGATTCGACCTTCAAAAAATGAGATTAAAGAGAAAGTCTTCGAGTTACTCAGGCTTGTAAAACTAGAAGCCTTTGCTGATCGTTATCCATCCCATTTATCAGGAGGCCAGCGGCAACGTGTTGCATTGGCAAGAGCATTGGCAGTCGAGCCCAAGGTCCTTTTGCTGGATGAACCTTTTGGTGCGCTTGATGCAAAAGTGCGGAAGGAACTGCGCCGATGGTTAAGGAACCTTCATGACAATTACCCAATTACCAGTATTTTTGTCACACACGATCAGGAGGAAGCCCTCGATGTTGCCGACAGGATTGTCGTTATGAATGAAGGGAAAATTGAGCAGATTGGGACTCCGGACGAAGTTTATGAACATCCTAATAGTCCCTTTGTCTATGACTTTTTAGGAAATGTAAATTTATTTAAAGGACGACTGGAGCATGGAAAACTTAGCCATGGCAGTTTTGAAATAGATGCTCCGCCTGAGTATGCTGAAACAATAAAAACGGAAGCAGTAGGCTATGTCCGGCCGCATGATATTCATATCGAAAGGAATGAAAGCATGGATTCTGTTGCTGCTAGAATCCGCTACATCCATTTAGTGGGTCCAGTTGTTCAAGTGGAACTGGTTCGACAAGATAATGGTGAGTTTGTCGAAGTAGAAATTGCGAAGGATTCCTATCGCAGCCTTGAGTTGAGAACAGGTGATGTAGTATTTATTAAACCAAAACAGCTGAAGGTTTTTATTCCGGAGGATTATTCCATTTAA
- a CDS encoding sulfate ABC transporter substrate-binding protein: MLINKKIVYTFTPLFIILTLILAGCGSEASTNQGTKQATTSNEKTNKKKDPIQLLNVSYDPTRELYEEFNKEFAKDWEQKTGQQVTIQQSHGGSGKQGRAVIDGLEADVVTLALAYDIDEIAEKSGLLSKDWQKKLEDNSTPYTSTIVFLVRKGNPKGIKDWDNLTKKGVSIITPNPKTSGGARWNYLAAWAFAKEKFNDDEGKIKDFVGQLYKNVEVLDSGARGATTTFVERGIGDVLLAWENEAFLTLNELGKDKFEIVVPSISILAEPPVAVVDKVVDKKGTREAAEAYLKFLYTEKGQEIVAKNYYRPRNQEILDKYADVFPKINLVTIDDDFGGWKKAQEKHFNDGGTFDQIYQPK; this comes from the coding sequence ATGTTAATTAATAAAAAAATTGTTTATACGTTCACACCGCTTTTCATTATTTTGACCCTTATTCTGGCAGGATGCGGCTCTGAGGCAAGCACTAATCAAGGAACTAAACAAGCAACAACATCGAATGAGAAGACAAACAAAAAGAAAGACCCGATTCAGTTATTGAATGTATCATATGATCCAACGCGAGAGCTGTATGAAGAGTTTAATAAAGAATTCGCGAAGGATTGGGAACAAAAAACAGGTCAACAGGTTACGATTCAGCAATCCCATGGCGGATCAGGAAAACAGGGCCGCGCCGTCATTGATGGACTTGAAGCTGATGTCGTAACACTAGCGCTTGCCTATGATATCGATGAAATTGCTGAAAAGTCCGGCTTGCTTTCGAAGGATTGGCAAAAGAAATTAGAGGATAATTCCACACCTTATACGTCCACCATTGTCTTTCTAGTGAGAAAAGGAAATCCAAAGGGGATTAAAGATTGGGATAATTTAACGAAAAAAGGGGTATCGATTATCACTCCCAATCCGAAGACGTCCGGCGGGGCGCGCTGGAATTATTTAGCGGCATGGGCTTTTGCTAAGGAAAAATTTAACGATGATGAAGGGAAAATAAAAGATTTTGTCGGTCAATTATATAAAAATGTGGAAGTGTTAGATTCCGGCGCACGCGGGGCAACGACAACATTTGTCGAGCGGGGAATCGGAGATGTCCTGCTTGCATGGGAGAACGAGGCATTCTTAACGCTTAATGAATTAGGCAAGGACAAATTCGAAATTGTCGTTCCTTCCATTAGTATTCTTGCTGAACCACCGGTTGCTGTTGTTGATAAAGTAGTGGATAAAAAGGGAACAAGAGAGGCAGCGGAGGCCTATTTGAAATTTTTATACACTGAAAAAGGACAGGAGATTGTCGCGAAAAATTATTATCGTCCGCGTAATCAAGAAATCCTCGACAAATATGCGGATGTATTTCCAAAGATTAATCTTGTAACCATTGATGATGATTTTGGCGGCTGGAAAAAGGCTCAGGAAAAGCACTTTAATGATGGCGGAACATTTGATCAAATATACCAGCCGAAGTAA
- a CDS encoding CoxG family protein has product MRIEHEYTFGLPWHIVWKYLMDKDVLRKVIPGCRTFVERSKGVYDAEVEIQIGPLQDVFTLEIRIANQKQPSSFRLYMKGKGGVGEINGKAYMLLQELGSSSTLNCLAEAQVTGAMALIGERILVSGAKKGLDSFFQTVEKEIKGTLYQLRRSGR; this is encoded by the coding sequence TTGAGAATCGAGCACGAGTATACCTTCGGATTGCCATGGCATATTGTTTGGAAATATTTAATGGATAAAGATGTTCTTAGAAAAGTGATTCCTGGATGTAGAACGTTTGTAGAGCGTTCGAAAGGAGTATACGATGCAGAAGTGGAGATTCAGATCGGCCCATTGCAAGATGTTTTTACACTGGAAATACGGATAGCCAATCAGAAGCAGCCATCATCTTTCCGCCTGTATATGAAAGGGAAAGGCGGCGTTGGAGAGATCAATGGTAAAGCTTACATGCTTTTGCAGGAATTAGGGAGTTCCTCTACATTAAATTGTTTGGCCGAAGCACAGGTAACAGGTGCAATGGCACTTATTGGTGAGCGAATATTGGTATCAGGAGCGAAAAAGGGACTGGACAGTTTCTTTCAAACTGTCGAAAAAGAAATAAAAGGGACGCTTTATCAATTGAGAAGGAGCGGCAGATGA